A stretch of DNA from Nitrospiria bacterium:
CCCGCCGCCGGAACCGATGGACTGGTAATTGATGTGAATGTCCGGGTGGATCTTGGCGTACTCGTCGAACCATTTGGAATAGACGGGGTACGGAAAAGTCGCCCCCGCGGCGTTGATCAGCATGGGTTCGGCCCAGGCCGGAACCGTCAGGCCGATCAACAATAAGACGGCTAGTGCCAGTGTTTTCATGATCGCTCTCCCTTTTTATCGTATTGAGGTTTCGGGCATGTTACGCCCGCGTTAAATCCACGTTAATTTCTTTTAACACGTCCCTGCCATCGTTTGATGAACTTCGTCTTTGTTCCTTCGCAGATTCGCATACTCCCGCCCGGCCTTTAGACCGGACAGGTTATTCACCCGCCTTACGGCAGATAATAACGGAAGGACGTCATCCCGATGTGCTCCCCGGCTTTGGGTTGCAAGTCGGAGGCACCCGTCCAGAGTTCCCGATGCGTGTAGGAATAGGAAAGGCCCCACGCGGCGGTTCCCTCTTTCGATTTGAAAAACCGATACCAGAAACCGGGCTGGACCTGGTAGATGGTCTGGTTGGCCTGACACACGCCGCCGGTGGTGGGACCCACCTCCTTGAGGCACACGGTAAGGTCGTTCAAGTCCGACCCGTATCCGATTTTAGTGGCTCCGTCCGTCGTCCGCTGATAATGCTCCAGACCGTAGTATGCGTAAACGTCCCATGCCGTGGTAGGATGCCATTCCAGACCGGCCAACAATTGGTTCGCACGGATCGGTTTGAGCGTTCCGTCCGCCTTGGCCATGACATCCGGTCCCACCGCCGCTCCATAGCGTCCGATACCGGCCCCGGACAAGCCCTCGGCGACCAGCGTGACGTTGGAAAGAAGGGGAAGCAATGCGGCCGCCCCGACCCCGTTGCCGAAGGCCACATGGTTTTCCTCGTTCAATCGGTCCTTGAAAGCGCGCCCGAGCACTTTGACTTCATAATGCCCCCAGCCCGGTTCAAAGACCATTTTGCCCACCGCGTCTGGGTAACCATCGGTCGAAAGCGTGGCGTTGGTGAGGGAGTTGGGGGATGCGGCGTTCGCGCTGCTGTTGAAT
This window harbors:
- a CDS encoding phosphate ABC transporter substrate-binding protein PstS, producing MKTLALAVLLLIGLTVPAWAEPMLINAAGATFPYPVYSKWFDEYAKIHPDIHINYQSIGSGGG